The following are encoded in a window of Brettanomyces bruxellensis chromosome 9, complete sequence genomic DNA:
- a CDS encoding uncharacterized protein (CAZy:GT39), which yields MGRVSKKVPAAEAENIAAGSDSTTELVVKKGLEREYVVSEHSSKVLDQRLHTSSKEKLLVAALVAVTLYIRTTGLQSPSEVVFDEVHFGKFAAKYIRHEFFMDVHPPLAKMLYGLVGFLGGFNGNFNFEKIGDDYPSSVPYVFMRQFSAFCGVSTVLLMYYTLKLTGCKPVVCFITSLLLVFESATATIDRFILLDSPMIMFISAAIYSYIKLDIAKPFSCLWYKSLVASGICLGLAASSKWVGLFTIGWAAVCTVIRLWFAIGDLDVPARQIWKQALLRLFATVLAVLTIYIGSFYVHFSVLNTNEGDATSFVSSAFRASFDHNSLPGPTLADVGISSIVTIKHLNSPEAYLHSHGHNYEGGSKQQQVTLYPYQDDNNRWSVELYNLTTEPKQFVPILDGTKIRLRHIMTARRLHSHDIRPAVSNVDWQNEASCYGYEGFEGDPNDDFVVEIDKDLSKPGVAQQRVRAIDTVFRLHHAMTGCYLFSHMAQLPKWGFEQNEVTCARSGIKPLSLWYIEDNQNLYLDQDAADKVEYKPLNFWQRLLELNKAMWNLNEGLTQHHVYESSPYSWPLLLRGISYWKGQSGQLYLLGNPVVWWIASFIFVPFAVFVVFKIFRWQYGSRLTYDASVFNYLNYMAQFGFGWLLHYAPFFLMGRQLFLHHYLPALYFGILALGQTLELFNSYIFRSRKFLSYALLVALLAAAVFGFLQRKAIVYGGSWSEVKCSASKWLPGWDYDCNVYPVEEPPSPVVGSLSSQPVPTSSAINFDEAVSVPLKDEL from the coding sequence ATGGGTCGTGTTTCAAAGAAAGTACCGGCTGCTGAGGCTGAAAATATAGCAGCAGGCTCAGACAGCACTACAGAACTTGTGGTTAAGAAAGGTTTAGAACGTGAGTATGTGGTGAGCGAACATTCCAGCAAGGTTCTCGATCAGAGACTCCACACATCGAGCAAAGAGAAGCTTCTGGTTGCAGCACTCGTTGCCGTGACGCTTTACATACGTACAACAGGTCTACAATCGCCAAGTGAGGTTGTTTTTGACGAGGTGCACTTTGGAAAGTTTGCAGCCAAGTACATCCGGCACGAGTTTTTCATGGACGTGCACCCACCGCTCGCCAAGATGCTATACGGGCTTGTTGGATTCTTGGGCGGGTTCAACGGCAACTTCAACTTTGAGAAAATCGGAGACGATTACCCGTCTTCCGTGCCATATGTGTTCATGAGGCAGTTTTCGGCATTCTGCGGAGTGTCCACGGTGCTGCTCATGTACTACACATTGAAGCTAACTGGCTGCAAGCCGGTTGTGTGCTTCATCACGTCTCTTTTGCTCGTTTTTGAGAGTGCAACGGCCACCATTGACCGGTTCATCCTCCTTGACTCACCCATGATCATGTTCATCTCTGCAGCCATCTACTCGTACATCAAGCTCGACATCGCCAAGCCATTCTCGTGCCTCTGGTACAAGTCACTCGTTGCATCGGGCATCTGTCTCGGTTTGGCGGCCTCCTCGAAGTGGGTTGGCCTCTTCACCATTGGCTGGGCCGCCGTGTGCACGGTGATCCGTCTCTGGTTCGCAATTGGCGACTTGGACGTGCCAGCACGCCAGATCTGGAAGCAGGCGTTGCTGCGGTTGTTTGCCACGGTTCTAGCGGTGCTCACAATCTACATTGGCAGCTTCTACGTCCACTTCAGTGTTCTCAACACCAACGAGGGAGACGCGACATCTTTCGTGTCGTCTGCCTTCAGGGCGTCGTTCGACCACAACAGTCTCCCCGGCCCAACTCTCGCCGACGTGGGCATCTCGTCGATCGTCACCATCAAGCACTTGAACAGCCCTGAGGCCTACTTGCACTCGCATGGCCACAACTACGAGGGGGGATCCAAGCAGCAGCAGGTGACCCTGTATCCTTATCAGGATGACAACAACAGGTGGAGCGTCGAGCTGTACAACCTAACCACGGAGCCCAAGCAGTTCGTGCCGATTCTAGACGGCACCAAGATCCGGTTGAGACACATCATGACAGCCAGAAGGTTGCACTCGCACGATATCCGGCCTGCAGTCAGCAATGTGGACTGGCAGAACGAGGCAAGCTGCTACGGGTACGAGGGCTTCGAGGGGGACCCGAACGACGACTTTGTCGTGGAAATCGACAAGGACTTGTCGAAGCCCGGCGTTGCCCAGCAACGTGTCAGGGCCATCGACACCGTTTTCCGGCTCCACCATGCCATGACGGGCTGCTACTTGTTCTCGCACATGGCACAGCTCCCTAAGTGGGGATTTGAGCAGAACGAGGTCACGTGTGCACGCTCGGGCATCAAACCCTTGTCCCTATGGTACATTGAGGACAACCAGAACTTGTACTTGGACCAGGATGCCGCCGACAAGGTCGAGTACAAGCCTTTGAACTTCTGGCAGCGGCTGCTTGAGCTCAACAAGGCCATGTGGAACCTCAACGAGGGTCTCACCCAGCACCACGTCTACGAATCCTCTCCTTACTCGTGGCCACTTCTTCTACGCGGAATTTCCTACTGGAAGGGCCAATCTGGCCAGCTCTACCTGCTCGGCAACCCCGTTGTGTGGTGGATCGCCTCCTTCATCTTCGTGCCCTTTGCAGTTTTCGTCGTGTTCAAGATTTTCCGCTGGCAGTACGGCTCCAGGCTCACATACGACGCCTCGGTCTTCAACTACCTCAACTACATGGCACAGTTCGGCTTTGGCTGGCTTCTCCACTACGCacctttctttctcatGGGAAGACAGCTCTTCCTCCACCACTATCTCCCAGCCCTCTACTTTGGAATCCTGGCTCTTGGCCAGACCCTCGAGCTCTTCAACTCGTACATTTTCCGCTCTCGGAAGTTCCTCTCCTACGCTCTGCTCGTTGCCCTACTTGCAGCCGCCGTTTTCGGCTTCCTTCAACGGAAAGCCATCGTTTATGGTGGCAGCTGGTCCGAGGTCAAGTGCTCTGCCTCCAAGTGGCTCCCAGGCTGGGATTATGACTGCAATGTTTATCCTGTGGAGGAGCCTCCTTCGCCTGTTGTTGGCTCCTTGTCCTCGCAGCCGGTTCCAACTTCCTCTGCCATCAACTTTGACGAGGCTGTCAGTGTTCCTCTTAAGGATGAGCTATGA